GTATCTCTTTGTGCCTACCCACAATATGTGGCAGAGAGAGGAGATTGTCAGAGCATCAGGGAAATTTGAGCTCCTTGATAGGTTACTCCCAAAACTACACAGAACTGGCCATCGTGTCCTGCTTTTCTCCCAAATGACTCATCTCATGGACATTCTTGAAATATATCTAAGGCTCAACAATTTCATGTATCTTAGACTTGATGGCTCAACAAAAACAGAGGAAAGAGGCACTTTGCTTAAGAAGTTCAATGCTCCAGACTCTccttattttatgtttctattAAGCACTCGTGCTGGAGGTCTTGGGCTGAACTTGCAGACAGCAGACACTGTCATTATTTTTGATAGTGACTGGAACCCCCAAATGGATCAGCAGGCAGAGGATAGAGCCCATCGTATAGGACAGAAGAAGGAAGTCAGGGTTTTTGTGCTGGTTAGTGTTGGATCAATTGAAGAGGTTATTTTAGAGCGTGCAAAGCAGAAGATGGGTATTGATGCTAAGGTCATCCAGGCTGGATTGTTTAATACAACTTCCACAGGTCTGTTTTGCTTGAATTAATTTTACCCATTTAATGCATGCAACATAAATATCAGCATGGCATGTGTTAGGACAAGTTATATTTCCTCAGTTATGTTGCACTATATTTGATAATCAGCAGTTGCAGAATCCACAGGGTATTGTTGGATTTTATGAGTTTGCATGGTgtgtattgttttttttatgcgTCTGTGTCTGCGTGTGCAGGCATACAGGTAGGAGTTAGTTACTTAAAGATTATATAATTGGTCAGACAGTAAAATGCGGAGAATGTAGAGGCAAAGCCCTGCCCTACCCTAACCTTTCCTTTGACACTTAACACGTCCTTGTTCCGTTTCATCTTTTCATACATTTTTTTACCATCTGATTTTACTTTGAATGCTAAAGAAGgaaatctctctctctctctctctctatatatatatatctaaaaaattgttttctttcaacgtgtcttaattttttattcctttttccaGAAACTAAAATGAGTTCTTGGAGATATATATAAGATTTTGCCATGTTATAAGAGAACAGTTAGTGctaaatgtttatttttctctccGTGGGATATGATGCTTAAAAGTCCATTTGAACTGGTTGGAGCTTGGAGTCGAAACAATTTGTATTTTTTCGTCTTATCACATGGCAATAACTGTTATCTTTTAGTTCATGTTTTAATTGTACTCCTACTTGAGTAAAGTCAATACCATGCTAATACGATCATCTTCACTTATGCAGCTCAGGACAGAAAAGAAATGCTGGAAGAAATCATGCGGAGAGGAACAAGCTCACTTGGAACAGATGTTCCAAGTGAGAGGGAAATCAATCGACTTGCAGCTCGGTCAGATGATGAGTTCCGGATGTTTGAGCAAATGGATGAGGAAAGAAGAGTAAAGGAGAATTATCGGTCTCGTCTCATGGAAGACCATGAGGTACCTGAGTGGGTATTTGTACTTAATGATGATAGGAAGGGCAAAGCTTCAGAAAGCTATGTTGAATTAGGGAAGCGAAAAAGAAAAGGCGGGAACTATTATCCAGATACATTGAGTGACTTACAGTTCATGAGGGCTGTGGAAAATGCAGAAGACATGGCAAAGTTACCAAGCAAAAGGAAGAGAAAAGACCATCTTCCAGCTGATGAGGACTCCGAGTTGCCTATTAATAACATAGGAGTAGAATTTAGGAACGAGAATATGGCAGCAATAAGTGAAGGAACTAGTGAAGATACCACCTATGGTTCATCAGCTCCAAAGAAACCAGAATATCGGGATCTAGGTGTTGAAAAATCTGAGCATCATGGTGGAGGAAGTTCATGGAATGAGCAAATAATTACATGGAATACtattaagaaaaagaagagatcAAGCTATGTTTTCCCAAGTTCATCATCTGATTCTAGAGGGCAGAATTCCAATGGAAGAGGAAATGGAtgggtttgaattttgataatgtaAATTTCTTATTCCTATTCCTCCAGACCCAATTTTACCCCAGAGATAACCTTCACTAGTGTGTTGTAATCTACCTACCATGAAGtttttataatggtttaatttcccCACTAAATTTCAATTAGCATCTTACCTTTGAATCTAATTCGTGGTTAATGTTACATAATGAGCAATGCAATAttcttaaagaaaatttcactacaaaaaggggggggggggggacgTAATAAAACAAAGTTCATCTAACGTTAGGGGGGCCGGGGGGGGGGGGTTGAAATAAAGTTGCTCATAGCCAGGCGATGGTTATTGGCCCCCAAAATCACTGGTGAAATTTGAGGGGCGGTAATCAAGATCCTTCCAGTGAGATTGGAGGGAAATATATATGGACTGAAAACAGTGGAAACAATGAAAGAAAGAGACAAGACATCAGCAGCAGCTTAGAACAGAACGGATCTCAAGCATCACTAGCTATGTCCAGAGAAAGCTTGGCTAATGGCTATCACAACAAAAGactttataaaagttttaaaggaAGATCCAACTTTCTAGGAACATACATACCCTAACGAAAATAAAAGGAGAACAACGATCCTGCAGAAGAGGCTAACCTACTAAAACACGAGTTGGGTATTTGCTGGGAAAATAAGCTCAGCAATGAATTCTACAATTATTAAAACCTAAAGCAGCATAACTGAGGAATTTTTGTAAACTATCTATTCTTCTTGGCCAACTTCAAGATTCTTCATTTTAGATTCCAGTTCATCCTCATTAGCTTCACCCTCACCAGAGTTTtctccatcatcatcatctcctTCAGGATCATTCTCATCAAAGGAACCAAGCACGTCAGGATATTTTTGGAATACTTCCTTCACCTCGTCAACACCATCATCAGAGATGATATTCCCATTGATGTTTAACAGCCTAAAGCCAGGTTTCTGAACAACTACCTGAGCCAAATGCCGAGCCCCAGCCCTTCTTATGAAATTGGTGCTCATGTCAACTTCCTTTAAAAGGGTATGCCCTTCCTCCAAAGCCTTACTTATTTGGATAGTACCTTCATCCTTGAGTTCATTCTCAGCCAAGTTCAGCTTGGTTAGGTGCTGCTTTGCTGCAATACAAGCAGCTATGGTAGGAGCAGCAGCAGCTGTTATGTCATTTCCAGCCATTTCTAAAACTTCAAGAGAAGGAGCCGATTCCTTTAGAACATTGGCTATTGCTACTGTACCCTCATCTTCCAAGTTGAGATAACTCAAGTAAACCTCAACCAGATCCAAATGCTTTGAAAGTGCTTTACTCAGGGCAACTCCTGCTTCTACACCAAACATGTTGTCTCGCAGGTCAAGCTTCTTTAAATTGGTGCAAGACTCGAGTGCTTTCGCTAAGGCAACTCCTCCTCCTGAACCAACCCTTGTCGAGGAGCATCGAAAATCCTCCAATAAAGGAGAGCGCTTCACAACATCAGAAATCGCAAGTGCACCCTCATCTCCGGTCATATTATTATGAAAGTGAAGCACCTTCAACTTCTCCGTAGAGGGAATCAATTCACAGACAGCCTTTGCGGCTTCCTCTGAAATACCATCATTCATCAAATAGAGCTCCTCTAGGCAATTTTGCGATTTCAAAAGAGAACCAAAAGCCCTAACACCTTTCtcacctaaggcattgtttgaaaGATTAAGAGACTTCAAAACACTACCCTCCAAGGCAGCAGAGAATATATTCATAACTTCAAGGGCTTCTGTCTCTGGTCTTCCTGCAATAAAGTCTGACAAATCAACTTCTTTCAACTGATTCTTAAGGGAAACCAAAATAGGCTCAGCCACACGGGCTGCCTCTAAACCAAAGCTTCTATTACTAAAGCATATCTTGGTGTAAGAATTTCCCGGTTCTTTCAAAGGCCTTAGAAGATTCTCAGCTTCCTCTGCCTTGATAAAAGCCCGTTGGCCTTTAGATATGTCAAAGAAGGTTTCAGCGGAAGCATTGTTCTGAGATGCCAATTCCTTCTCCTTTTCAGGCCCTCTTTTAAGAACCTCCAACAAAAGCTTGCTACATTCCTTGGCATAAAGCTGCACTGCAGCACCTCCATCACCATCAGGCTCCCTATCATACTGTTCATTTGCCACGTTGAAAGCTATATCCTCAATTTTCTTAGCATTCTCCTCGGCATCTTCTTTGTTAAGAGCACCATACTTCTGGGTAAAAATAGAATTACTGGAGAGATTGTTCGTCAAGCGTTGCACAAGTACCAGTCGAGTGCTTTCACTAGGGGGCCATAGTTTAATCGAAAATGGCCTGTGTTTTGAATTTGAAGTTGTGTCCATTACAGGCTGCAATTACTCAAAAACCTTAGTTCACAGTTAATAAAGATACAATAATACAgtaatgcaaaaaaaaaaaaaaaaacccactaCAAAATGGGCAACATGTCTGGATTCCTAAATTTCACACAGTTCAACTGATTCCCAAAAAAGATAACAGCAATATTCATCAGAAACTTCCTGAAAATCTGAAGAAAGGAATACATAAATGGGCATTGTGTATCTTTTCACATAAAAATGCACAATAAGGAAATAAGACATTCATTTgcaataccaaaaaaaaaaaaatccacattatttttaaataatattatataatatggaattaaagcaaacaatatattcaaaaaaaaaaaacaaaggtaaATTTTTTGTACAGTAGCTTAGCAGAGAATTGAGTCCTAATAAATAATGCAACAAATAGGAGGAAAAGAAACTATTACTGCTCACATTAAAAATCAAGATCTAAGGTAGTAAAAGAAAAG
This genomic window from Gossypium raimondii isolate GPD5lz chromosome 10, ASM2569854v1, whole genome shotgun sequence contains:
- the LOC105776042 gene encoding RAN GTPase-activating protein 2: MDTTSNSKHRPFSIKLWPPSESTRLVLVQRLTNNLSSNSIFTQKYGALNKEDAEENAKKIEDIAFNVANEQYDREPDGDGGAAVQLYAKECSKLLLEVLKRGPEKEKELASQNNASAETFFDISKGQRAFIKAEEAENLLRPLKEPGNSYTKICFSNRSFGLEAARVAEPILVSLKNQLKEVDLSDFIAGRPETEALEVMNIFSAALEGSVLKSLNLSNNALGEKGVRAFGSLLKSQNCLEELYLMNDGISEEAAKAVCELIPSTEKLKVLHFHNNMTGDEGALAISDVVKRSPLLEDFRCSSTRVGSGGGVALAKALESCTNLKKLDLRDNMFGVEAGVALSKALSKHLDLVEVYLSYLNLEDEGTVAIANVLKESAPSLEVLEMAGNDITAAAAPTIAACIAAKQHLTKLNLAENELKDEGTIQISKALEEGHTLLKEVDMSTNFIRRAGARHLAQVVVQKPGFRLLNINGNIISDDGVDEVKEVFQKYPDVLGSFDENDPEGDDDDGENSGEGEANEDELESKMKNLEVGQEE